In the genome of Ctenopharyngodon idella isolate HZGC_01 chromosome 16, HZGC01, whole genome shotgun sequence, the window AGAGTACATCTGACATTTCTgagataaatatttatattagtttAATTCTGATGATAACAGATTTGTTTTTATAcagatgttttaaatattttctggaaaaaatataacagcattcatttaaaatgcttttactcaaagacacaaaaccttttgttttaacttttgacatttttatgctCACGGTACGTTTGAAAAACCCCTGAAAATTCATATGCACACTGCAATGtcacattttagaatattttagtaaaatatCATTTGAATAGAAGCTTAAGTAATGCTCACACTGTCTACCTggtatattttttgtataagAACAGTCTATATACATGCTAAAAGCAAGAGTACCATCTTTACCATGTTCTTCTCCAggaatattacatgttttaagacAGAAATCCAACTGATAAACCTTCTCTCCAGTTGATGGAGGTGATTTGTTTAATCTCTATGAAGatttaatcaaatcaaataagcTAACATTACTGACCCAGACTACAGATTCAGAATAAATCTGAATGTTTTTCCCCTCTACTACATGTGGTTAAAAATTTgggaaacatttttacagtattgcCTTTGAATTCTGTCTTTGTACCCTTTCACAatacatttaacaaatattaataatataaattaatataaaagttCTGTTACTTCACATACAAATACATAATTCTCCCAAATTCTCTCAGTAGTTTGGGAAAACTCCTTTTCTGCTCATAATATGAAGGGGTATTTTTTCTACTTTTTCACAGAGGCGTAAAGTCCATCCTAAGGCTGTATATTCTGCTCCTCTGATGGTAGAGTAAGTCACTGTGTCATTAGAATGATCCTGAAAGAACATCACAGATTTTGTCAATCAATGTGGAACCCACAGCTATTATTACTTCATGTACTTCATTTATCTACAAATTCAGAGCTACATATCAACAGCATATAGATGAGAGAAGGAGGGTGTTATTTTCTCTGAACAGGATTGTCATTGACACTGATGGAAGAACAAGTGAATTTGGTGTCTTCTACTCACATTATCTTTTTGTACTTGTTTTTTACTGGAAGAAGTAACCTCAGAATAGGTCACATCATCTGTCTGTTCCTAAACATAAATGGAAATATGGCAAATCAGGTTTAATACAGAAAAAAGACATCTGTCACTACACTACTCTGTTATAGAATAGACAAATAGACATATAATGAATGAACTTCAAACTTAATTAAGTTTTAAGTCATTTTGTTCACTCACATTGGCGTTTGGCATAGAAGGAATGGACATGTTGATTGTTTCATAGGTCCCTTTATGTTCATTCACATCTTTGACCTTAGGTAAATAGTTATAAGGAACTGCATGAATTACAAACTTCACTGAACTTTAAGACAGTAATCCAATCTAAATCACTGTCATTACTGAACTCACCACGGAGCTGTCAGTCCCTCTTTTATTATCTGAAATAAAGTGATGAAAATGACTCATTTAATATGAGTATTTACATGCAAAACACAATGTTTCCAATGTTAgtaacattcaaataaaaaaggcaAGAATTTTGTCGCAGCATTAAAATTGATGATGAAAAAGTTTCTATTTTCACTTGATAGTTCTTTGTGATTGATATCACAGAAATTCTCAGCAGGAAAACACTTCTGTTTCAGAAGGTCATAATTCAATATCCACATAATCCAATTCTATGATTCATACAATCAGAAAATGATGGTTGTTTTCTAATGAAAAAGTGAGATCTGAActatgttttaattattatacaAAGGAGGAAATATGAAAACTCACCAGCTCTTTTTTTATAGATTACCCAGAAAACAGCAACAAGGACAACAGCTAATGCAGCAGCCACAGCAGAAATCACTACTGCCAAACGAGAGAGGACATAAGGAAACTGTCATATACGGGTGAATAAGGGTACCATCTGTAATGAGTGATTTCCCTAATATTTTGCCTTGTCTTGCCCTTGTTTCtggtttgttattattaaacacattctGCAAATGCATCaatgtctatatatatacaaatacaatgacaaaaagcaccatCCTTTTCAATATTTCTATGACAATTTATATTCCTCAAAGTTAACTTTGACAGAGTTTAGATCTGGAATCAGCCCCTTAAATGGCTAAGACTAAAACACATTTCATGAATAATTCATCTTTATGATGCATTATGTtctaacaacattttttttattttgacagtaaCATTTGGAATGTTGCCATAAAGCAGGGGTCTCAAACtcagctcctggagggccactgtcctgcagagtttagctacaACCAGCTCCAACTCACCTATGTTTCTAGTAATcttgaagaccttgattagctggatcaggtgtctatctagggttggagctaaactctgcagaacaCGGGCCCTCCAGGAGCTGAGTTTGAAACTACTGCCATAAACTAAACAAACTGACaaaaagtaaacattaaaaaatagttGTCTTATCTAATATAAATTACCGCAGTACTATGACTGATGCCTCTGTATGTAAAAACAGCCAATAAGAAAATGCACAAACGTATTGTGGTAAAgtattttttcctgttttctgtGGATTTATGATAGACAGAGCTGATATGTTAATAATATCATATATTGACATGTTGCTTCATTATCATTGTCTACCTTGTACATGAAATTCTGATGTGGTTCTAGTTGAGGGATTCTCAGAGTTTGTGGTGTGGTAAGAAAATCCACAACTGTATTGTGGTAAGTTTTTTGTCTTCTGTTTTCTGTGGATTTATGATAGACAGAGCTGATATGTAAATATCATAAAATGTTTCTTAATCAACATTGTGTACCTTGTACATGAAATTCTGATGTGGTTCTAGTCGAGAGCTCCTCAGAGTTTGTGGTGTGAACTGGAATCACTGGTGTTGTATCAGTTTGAGCTGTACAGAATGAGTGTTAATTCAGATGCATCATGCTGTTTGATATATGATCATATTCATCAATTTTGAATACTTGACCAtcacattacataaaaagttaCAAATTCAATTCCGTTATTATGTACATTAAAATTTGTTGGGCCGTTATCGCTGAGTGTTTGAAGCAATGCTTTGAGTTCAAATTACTTCTGTCAGAGTGAAAGaagcttttgttttttgttttaaacccTTGGTTTGTTCTGGTTATATGAATAGCCCTTGACATTATATGAGGGTCTTCATTAAAACTGGTTTATAAGATTGTTTTCTCACATGAATACTTGTTACTTGTTGTGGCTGAGGTCTTCAGTTCATTTTTCCTAATCTGACATCTGAAATAACTGTTGAGAtcttcattcaggagtgttgtaGTCAGAGTGCTCTTACAGTGTGTTGAGGAGAATGATATCTGATTTCTGGAGTCTGTCATCACACTAACACCAGCCTGATTCACCCAGATCAGCTGAATTCCCTCAGTATGGACCAAAGTATCACAATGGAAATCATTATATGAATACAACcgacaggagagagtcacagagCTGCCTGGTCTGATGTCAGTCTGTGAGGATGATGAAGAGACTGAAAcagaaaataagacaaaaatcaTACAACAGACTTCACTCGTTAGTTTATTGGAAGAATGTGCCCTTTTTAAATTGACCATGCAGTTGTAAAATTACCATGAagaacatgcagataaacaaatGTATCAGTTCCTTGTTGTCCCTTCACATATTGTCGGCAGGTGTAAAGGCCATAATCTTCTTTTGTGACTTTCTTGATGTTCAGAGAGCAGTCAGACTCCAGACTCAGTCTCTCTATTTGTTGCTTTGTTTTCCCCTCCGCAATCAGTTCATTGGTCTGTGAatctttgtatttattatagCTCCATGTAGTTGATGTGCAGTTAGAAAGAGCATTATTACAGGGCAGACGGACATTTTCAGCAGAACTGCAGAACACATGAGTCTCATCCTTTCCACTGGTACCTGATCACgttgaacacaaacacatctgAGTGATCATtatgttatatattgtataaaaaaCCACATAAACATACTGGCACACaaagtaaaacattaaaaacattcttttttttttttctttgctgaaGGCAATCACTCTGCTAGCCAGAATAAACTAGTCTTTTATCAGAGAAAACATTTGAAGACTTgttaaaatcaccaacattctcttaatatgaaaataaatatgcacCTTGTTTCTATGTGTGCCACTGTGTTCAGTATTAGTGCATTCAGAAAGAATACAGTATGTACTGACACTACGCAACAGAGATCACAACGCGAATAGCTGCAAGAATAACGAGAGCTGATGTTCAAACAAACTCTTTCCTGGTTTAATTCCACTAAACAAGTAATTGTAATAGCATGTCTTGTAGAGGAAATACGGATTTCTTTACCTTTGAAAAATGGACAGAGAATTATCAGTCCCAGCAGACACATATGACACTTAGCCATTTTATCATCCATTTCTGTCAGTCCTCCTCTACATTATGTGGTCACAGCTTTCTTTAAACATCATCAGCTCCTCCTTTCATGAACTTCCTCtaattcactcaaaaacagttaaaacctgCTACAGTTGCTATTAAGTGATGCTATGGCAGTACATAATGGAAAAGTGCTGCTTCACAATTCTcttgtaaatattaaaaaatcatatattatataaatatacaaaaaatcaACACTGACTCTACTGCATAAGAGATAAACACATCCAATTGTctttcaaaagttttatttcaCACTCTCAAATTCAAGTAGATTTTTCTACTAATGCTTGCCTTTTCACTCATGCTTGAAAGTAATCAGTAAACATTCTAGGAACAGTCACTCAGAGGAGCTTGTAGTTTTGTTCAAGAAGTTTCAGCCCAGTTTTTTCTCATACCTCCTCTAGAGAACTGAGTGTAGGTTGTTGTTGATTGTGAAATGTGTTCTTCAGTGTGAGAACTTTTAGACTGTCTAACCCAAGTGTGGTCATTTCTGAACCCAAATAAGAGACTTTTGTTCACAAGTGCATCACTCCTTTTAAAATTtactgtaacactttattttagggtcttttaactagttgcttattaacatacatattactagaatattgcctatttattagtacttattaagcacatattaatgccttattctgcatgaccttattctacaatcttaatcctacccaatacctaaacttaactaccttactaactattaataagtagtaaattaggagttgagggaaaagtcgtagttaatagtttatatgtgttccatataaagtgctaccaaattTACTTCTTTACTATTTACCTTCTTTATTTCTTTCCACATGCTATTAAATTCTACTTATTGGTGTTCACATAGTGATTGAAAAGGTGCTCCTTATCCAtgacttttgaaaaaaaaaaaaaaaaatacttttgaaaaaaaaaaaatgtattttctgtttaaccTGTGAATTGATAATGCTTGGTTAGTTGGATATATGTGCTGTGGCACAGGGAATGTTGGTGTTGACAAGGTGTGCTGTTTAAAGTGCTTGAAAGATGGTTTCcccaagcaaaaaaaaaaaaaaaaaaaaaaaaaaaaaaaaaccactttCATTTTACTGAAGACTTCCAAGATAACTGTTGTTGATGCTAATAGTCAaagaatttttttcatattagcTAACAAGTAAAACTAAGATTCACAGAGCTAATCTCTGACTCAGTTTAAATTATGTGGTCATAAATCTGCTGGCTGTTTTTTTGACTCGTCACACTCCTGCAAAGTTTTCCATGAACTCACAATAAGTGCTATTTTTAGCCATGCGAATACTAAGTATCACAAAACAGGATGACATGTTTGGTCTTTCGAGAACTTTAATTCAAATTgcaaaaaagtacaattttgtctgtttttataaACCTGTTGACCAACAAAAGCACATTTACACAGCAGCATACAATGACAATCACAAAACCATgagtaaaatgaaaaaagaaacctTGGATCTTCATAATCAAAACTACATGTATAAAAGAGGAACAAAAGATtgactaaaacaaaacattagagTCTTGAGACTGACATATGTATGTAAAAAAGAAACGTCTGTTTCCAGTAAGGATTGAGTAAACCATAGTGATAGATGCCATCGGTCCATTTGGGGTTTAAGGCCGGAACTTTGTGAAGCAGGACAGTTGAAAACACGCGAAcatacaatgtttttttattacttcAGTAAGTTTCTGAACAAATTCCTCTTCATTCAGTGTCTGCTCAGTTCTTATCAGTAGCACAGACCTTACTGGACAAATCCAACTTCCAGGAGCTCCAAGTAAGTGTTCACTGGCACGTCTGCAATAAGAGGTACCTttagtgcgtgtgtgtgtgtttgtgtgtgtgcgcgtgtgcgcGCATGTGTTACAGCAGTCGTCCTCTGCATTCTGTTGATCCACAGCAGCACAGAAGCTCCTTGCCCTCTACACTGCCAACTTCATAATTATAATCCCATGTCAGCTCCGTCCCTGCTCGGATTCGCCTGCAGAAACACACAGGTTAATACAAAAACTCTAGATATGTTTACATGCAGCCAAAACAATCTGTTAATATTCCTACTAATAGCTCAAGCAGAATGAAAAaccttcatgtaaacacctcaaATCAGAAACCAATCTTATAGTGTAAATCAATGATCTGTAAAACAGAATAACTCATCTAAAAACCAATGAATCTGACTACTTTTAAAATTGATATGGAATATTAATATCAATAGTTTTTGATGACAATGTatgcacacatacagtatgtaagAGAAATAAAAGCAAGCAAAATAAATTTGTCTGATAACACAAATGGCCTGtattaaaattctgtattattttgtttattataattaaataaaacaaaacaaaacaaaacaatcattttaaatgctaaacgTGAATTTAcaaatcacaacattataaagcacaaaattaaaaatggatattcattgaaatgtgcatttaaattattagtgtttttaaaaattaactttaGGTGAGCGTTAGATGACgacaacaataatataaaagGTGAAAATAGAAGAAATTAGCATGTACAATTAACCAATatctaataaaacaaacaaaaaactaatattGGCTGATAACATATATGaaattatttctcatttaaatgcacaaaaaacacTGTTCATGCTTACTTGCTAGCAAAGAAGGCAACCCAGGGGAAAGCGCAGATCATGAGTGTCCACAAACACATTCTGGACGAACAGATTGGGGCTGCAGCTATGCTGTGGGACAAAGACAGCAGAAGACAGGATGTAAACACAGTAGCTGCGAACCGTAAAGAATCCTTACATGATTCCAATGAATAGTGTTAATGTCAAATATAAGTCACTCATATCTGGTCTCATACTCACATTGAGGTAGCGTCCAAGGTTGCCTTCCAGTTTGGCATCAATGATATAACAGGATTCCTCCCCGTCGAAGAACTGGCGGGTGTTTTTAGGGCCACCTTCGCCCCCGCCACCTCCGTGTCCATGAGATGGGCCCGACCCACCTCCTCCTCCACCCCCTCCCCCCGTTTTCACCATCAGTCCATGGGACTTCAAAGCAATGCCACGTGTGGACTTCACCGCCACCTGCCTCTTCACCACAGCTGAgagacacagacagagagatctAACAATGTTCTATATAATGGTGTTACAGGGACTTGATGAATGTAAGACTATCTGACTATCTCTAATTTAACTAATTCATGTTTCAGCAGCCTGTTGCTATAACAACACCTGCACAACAAGAAGAGCATCTCATTCATAATAAAGATGTAAGATGTAAAGGGTTAAAAAGGTTTTCTGCTCATCCACCACTGGAACATGCAGATTCATTCAGATGACTGAAGTGTGGCAACGGTTTCACTTATATAAAGGAAGTTCACAGATGATAGCAAGCAATTTGACCTTTTCTTCCATCTTACCCTgagtctttttctctctctccttgtTGTCATCTGATCCTGAGCTGATAGTTTGCACATCATCACTGTCAGAGAGGGTCATCACATCCTaaacaaaagacagaaagagagattaTAATAAGAGGGAGATTATAAtggcagagagacagagacagacagtaGAGTGCATCAGAGTGAAACAGCCAGAAACAGGAACAAAGAGACAGGAAATGGAGACATTTCATGCGAATAGTAAAACAGGAAAAAGGATGCATGAAAAACTGTACTCACCTTCTTCTCCGTCTTCATGCCTCCCTCCACCTTGACACTCTGATTGGCAGAAGTGGAGGACTGGCTGGTGAGCCAAGATGCTACTTTACTCTTCCCAGTCTCCTCTGGCATGGGAGGGGGCTTCCTCTCCTCACCCGCAGAAACACTTAGTCCATCCTTACTGTCCTGACTCTCTACAGCAAAGAGAGAGAATGATGGGAAAATTAACTATtctgaaattaataaatgaactagcaaacccagctcacaagacGATAGAATTATTCCGCTCCTGCGGTATAGAGAGCTAAAGTGTGTGGACTCATTTTGGCTTCAACTATAAAGAAACCACTAAGGAGATCGACAAGAGTCagttgtttgcaaaataggccATGCTATAATCCAAAACTCGGGAAACGCATTGAATTTGAGAGCTCACTTAATATCCGATGCCATCCGCGCTGCTGAGAGAGGCGTTCGATAGAATATGTACTTAACGTTTTCCACTAAGTAACAAAAtatacacacaacaaaaatgacagcagtgacagcagaaagaaagcatctgatcatagcgatgtagATATgtttgcactagctctgcagtTCAGCACTTCAGTGAAGGCACGTTTATTtagactgctttaaagcaagcagctttacagtattaaatataaaacaaacagacattcagtcatgaaatggactatgcactagttgttaaatagtttagaaattaaaaccgctatactgtgaacctttaaaacatatacaccTAAAGAATCCTGCAGTTACTTTACTATCTTCCCTTAGATTGCACAAAATGGTGATTTGATACTGTAAATGATACTGTATTGATTAAGTAAAATAAGGTTGTTTGTAAGGTTTTATGCCTATGATGGTGTGTTCTTTATGAcgttttttctaaaattagatCCTCTTTCTAAACAAGAAATATTGCAAATATTGCTTTTTTACAGtatcgcaatatatcacaatatatcatATCGTAACCCCTGTATCGTGATGCATATCGTATTGTCAGATTCTCGGCAATACACagcccatatatatatatatatatatatatatattatatatatatatatatatatacacacacacacacacacacacacatacactaatatgataaaattactactactaataaaaacaaaaacaataacattaataacaacaataataaagtattatagtattaaAAACTGATCAAGACTTTTcaccacaaaaataaaataaataatacattgtataatatatgataatattattattagtagtaacaGTCATGAAAATCCTATGCAGaccatgttcttgacaggttgtGACAATTTAAAAgacttccacacacacacacacacacacacacacacacacacacacacacacacacacacactcacctaaACATCTACTCAAGTCTGCCCTCTAGTGGCCTGTCTTCTGTCGCAGTGATTTAATCTATCTGCCCTAACCTCAGACTCATGTGTCCTCACCTTCTTTAATTCCCTTGGCCTGTCTACGGGTGGTGTAGCTCCTCCACACCGAGCTGGTGGTATAATACGTGTCTTTTACAAATGTGTCATCTGAGCTGTCGCTTTCATCCTCATTAGAGTCTTCGTCTTTGTCATCGTCGCTGTCTTCAGAAGAATCATCTTGGCCTAATAAGTGGATAAAAACAGGAGTATAGAAGATTATAACCCTCACCTGCTGGATATACATTATAACAATGAACttgtgctcaaaaaaaaaaaaaaaaaaaagttaaatctgTGATACAACACTGACATTAAAATGCATGTGAGtagcagattaaaaaaaaaatccaaccaAATGCCATTTATATTAAAGAAACGTAAGCAAgcttttaatgcaaaaataatatatatagtttaaaaaagtgTGACTGGATCATGTTCCTAGGtaatgtgatgaactacaccTGCTAGGAGACCTGTGTGAACTTAAGAAGAACTGACTTCACACTAAATTACCTAGGGGCAAGATATTTAAAAGTGATTATTGCAACACTGTCTCAGAATAGTGAAGTTAGAAAAGACCacttttatttgcttttaatgCATTGAAGACTATCAATATGGCTAAATACTTTTGGGGGCCAAATACATTGAGCTTCACCTTCACCATAGTAGGattcataattttgacatccAATTACTGTACTGCGTCAGACCTGGTTGGTGTCATTACTTTTTTTATCCCCAAAAACATGGatattagtagtagtagaatAAACAGAATAGTCAGATGTGTGCATAGGTCTCTCACTTTTGCCGGTAGTGCTGCTGTTACGTTCCTCCATCTTGGTGGTGGATTTACCGTGTTGGGAGGAAGCAGGTAGTTTAACCCTGCTCATGTCCACCCCGCTGCCCTCGCTGTCGGAGCAGTGGGCCTCACTCTCGTAACCTTCTTTAAAGTTCTCCACACTCTCAATGTGGTCTAGATTGGCAAAGTATTCATCGCCCATTTCCAAACCTTCTTTATCGGCAAAGTCATCAGTCAGGATTTTACCtgagaaagaaacaaacaaatatggttacactttatttttaaggtgacatagttacattgtacttactcaaataagtactgagttatattaattaacattCACATGTACTTACTACAGAGTTATGGttaaggtttggtttagggttagttacttgtaattatgcataatttactgttattactatagtatttacatctagtaacgtgtaactacgtaACCTTAAaagaaagtgttaccacaaatatTAATGTGAAACATTAAAAGGGAAAAGCTTATGCAAGACTAAACACTggagtgattttcttttgaaTAAAGTCTAAATCTTTTTTGAGTGCGTTACCtgcataaatacaaacaaaGGAGCCCTTGGCAATGTCATCAAGGCATCGAATGCCCCAGCCCTTATTCTGGGTCTTAAAGAGCTGCAGTCGGACCTGCAACCCATGCTGAACCAGACGGTTAGTACACATCTGCGCATTACAGCGACACCGCTTATTACATTCATAGATTCTGAGAATGTAAACAAGGTAAGAGAAGGGGAAAAGAGAGATATTACAATTAAAAGGAGATAGAAGACAGTAAGTTGAAATCAACACGAGAAAGACACTATGGAGGGTTGGTTATGCATCACAGACCCTGTGGGGAGACATTCTTCCAGTCTCTTGTGATGGTATCCAGCGTTGGGGTTGATCTGTCCACCCGGAGTACATCCTGTAGCCTGTAGAGTCAGCTGATGACATGAACACTTGGATCTACAAACAAGCAAAGGTACAGAACAAACAAAATCAGGTCTTGCGTACTCTTCGTATTCATTTTTAAGAATAAGTTATATgactaaaaatgtaatgaattctattaattatttaaatgttttctggGAGTTGCACCACTTGACACTTCAGAGCCTTAACTAATCTTGTCCCGTgataaaaaggtcaaattatctGATGTTTTGATAGACGTATTGACTTTGACATAGTCATGAGGGTCTGCAAAGTCTCTATGATATAAATTCCTgttttatctgcatgttatctTGACGAATAAAGGTGAAAATGGGGTGAATTTGCCCATCATGCTGACTTTATTATTTCttagataaaataatattttaaaacattatgccaaactattttaaaaaggcTTTGTTCTTCACCATGACATCTTTTACTAATGTTGAAAGTTAATCAATGATACTAACTTGTCTCTGCAGCCATCAGTACAGTCACAGCCCACCAGGAAGTCTGAGCTGGTGTTAATGAAGACTCCATCTGCTGGGATCCTCTCTTTACTGTAGGCCACACTGGGTGGAGGTGTGTTGTCAATCTCATTCACACAGGACAAGGGAATGTCTTCGCGGCCACTTGTTATGTCCCGGATAAAGTAGAAGGGCCTCTGCGGTTGGAATCGGCGGTCAACCAACACATAGGGGTCCAGACAGAACATCTCCAAAAAGATGAAGTCACAGTGTGTCTGGAAGAGGTAACGCTGGATCTCTGCCATATTCCTCAGACTCAAGCCACATGGGGACTTGTAGATGACGTGGAATGACATCTGAGCAAGAAAGGAAGATGGTTAACAAAAATTAGTATATTCATTAGTATTGATCATCATGCTCTAGATATTTGCAACAATCATGGAAAAACACCTTTTCGGTTGAGACAAAAAAGGCCCATAGTCTATTGTACATAGTATAGTGAAGAATGAATCATAGTTCACACAGatgtcactttcaaatgaagTGAGCAACTTACTGAATTCGAACAAAATTTTGGgagcaatggtaaatgtgacagCACCTTAAGACATAACAAACCTTTCGGTTAAGGCGTCTACGGCCTGTCATGCGGCGGAATTCATAAAGCAATGGCGTAAGAAGTGGGTTGCGACCTCGGTGCAGGTTGGGACGAGTGGGCCGGATGCGTTTTAGACAGTCTGGAGTGCAGTTGTGTGTAAGGTAGAAGAGTCTGTCATTTGGGGCCTGATATGACGGTTCCTGAGGAATACGCTCACTTGTGTAGGGCGATACGGTTGTCTGCAAATTATGGGACATTGGTGTGATTGGTGTCAACGTATGTACAGGTCCAGACTGCAGAAGAAAGAGCCTGCAAGTAAGAAAACAAGATGTTAGCATATCGTGTTTACCAAATATACTTCTTACATTTAATtacgctgcaaaaaaaaaagacctggATTTCTGAATAACTCTGAATTTGATATGAGTGATTGGATTACAAAATGTTCTGGACCTTGTTTAACTTAGTATTTTGCACTTGAGCAGACCACTCAAGACTATACACTAATATCACACGCAAATGTTGACAAAGATAGGCAAAAAAGGGAAATGTGGCATACACactagaggtcgaccgattCGTCGGTTTTGCCGATTAACCT includes:
- the LOC127497989 gene encoding uncharacterized protein LOC127497989 isoform X4, whose translation is MDDKMAKCHMCLLGLIILCPFFKGTSGKDETHVFCSSAENVRLPCNNALSNCTSTTWSYNKYKDSQTNELIAEGKTKQQIERLSLESDCSLNIKKVTKEDYGLYTCRQYVKGQQGTDTFVYLHVLHVSSSSSQTDIRPGSSVTLSCRLYSYNDFHCDTLVHTEGIQLIWVNQAGVSVMTDSRNQISFSSTHSQTDTTPVIPVHTTNSEELSTRTTSEFHVQVISAVAAALAVVLVAVFWVIYKKRADNKRGTDSSVVKDVNEHKGTYETINMSIPSMPNANEQTDDVTYSEVTSSSKKQVQKDNDHSNDTVTYSTIRGAEYTALGWTLRLCEKVEKIPLHIMSRKGVFPNY
- the LOC127497989 gene encoding uncharacterized protein LOC127497989 isoform X1, yielding MDDKMAKCHMCLLGLIILCPFFKGTSGKDETHVFCSSAENVRLPCNNALSNCTSTTWSYNKYKDSQTNELIAEGKTKQQIERLSLESDCSLNIKKVTKEDYGLYTCRQYVKGQQGTDTFVYLHVLHVSSSSSQTDIRPGSSVTLSCRLYSYNDFHCDTLVHTEGIQLIWVNQAGVSVMTDSRNQISFSSTHCKSTLTTTLLNEDLNSYFRCQIRKNELKTSATTSNKYSSQTDTTPVIPVHTTNSEELSTRTTSEFHVQVVISAVAAALAVVLVAVFWVIYKKRADNKRGTDSSVVKDVNEHKGTYETINMSIPSMPNANEQTDDVTYSEVTSSSKKQVQKDNDHSNDTVTYSTIRGAEYTALGWTLRLCEKVEKIPLHIMSRKGVFPNY
- the LOC127497989 gene encoding uncharacterized protein LOC127497989 isoform X3; amino-acid sequence: MDDKMAKCHMCLLGLIILCPFFKGTSGKDETHVFCSSAENVRLPCNNALSNCTSTTWSYNKYKDSQTNELIAEGKTKQQIERLSLESDCSLNIKKVTKEDYGLYTCRQYVKGQQGTDTFVYLHVLHVSSSSSQTDIRPGSSVTLSCRLYSYNDFHCDTLVHTEGIQLIWVNQAGVSVMTDSRNQISFSSTHSQTDTTPVIPVHTTNSEELSTRTTSEFHVQVVISAVAAALAVVLVAVFWVIYKKRADNKRGTDSSVVKDVNEHKGTYETINMSIPSMPNANEQTDDVTYSEVTSSSKKQVQKDNDHSNDTVTYSTIRGAEYTALGWTLRLCEKVEKIPLHIMSRKGVFPNY
- the LOC127497989 gene encoding uncharacterized protein LOC127497989 isoform X2 translates to MDDKMAKCHMCLLGLIILCPFFKGTSGKDETHVFCSSAENVRLPCNNALSNCTSTTWSYNKYKDSQTNELIAEGKTKQQIERLSLESDCSLNIKKVTKEDYGLYTCRQYVKGQQGTDTFVYLHVLHVSSSSSQTDIRPGSSVTLSCRLYSYNDFHCDTLVHTEGIQLIWVNQAGVSVMTDSRNQISFSSTHCKSTLTTTLLNEDLNSYFRCQIRKNELKTSATTSNKYSSQTDTTPVIPVHTTNSEELSTRTTSEFHVQVISAVAAALAVVLVAVFWVIYKKRADNKRGTDSSVVKDVNEHKGTYETINMSIPSMPNANEQTDDVTYSEVTSSSKKQVQKDNDHSNDTVTYSTIRGAEYTALGWTLRLCEKVEKIPLHIMSRKGVFPNY